A single genomic interval of Sceloporus undulatus isolate JIND9_A2432 ecotype Alabama chromosome 2, SceUnd_v1.1, whole genome shotgun sequence harbors:
- the LOC121921121 gene encoding uncharacterized protein LOC121921121 encodes MVVGTRKTGAKPVNTSRRSSLDTPPRPSEINETMMEEIRKMHQETNLAIERSRDELKAEFRRELRNEIGEITSRLDKIDGDLKKINGKVEKLETDMKKMEIKVETIYKDQQEEQESILRLQLKQRENCLKLRGLPENVNENLYTLLTPILAKFIGESETLFPWEIDRVYRLNSRIAKIKKLPRDVVIYFVRKQTKEIILRQSFTTKLMIENKEITVLRDIPGKILKRRKEYNFLIEQLKARKILYKWDDLEGVIVTWKQRKVRLNSTEKARLFLIGLKKEIEDEGVRNEGEDKPGGDGEDGNDDEEEEITEETVRN; translated from the coding sequence ATGGTAGTGGGTACTAGAAAAACTGGAGCGAAACCAGTCAACACTTCTCGCAGATCTTCACTGGACACACCCCCCAGACCGTCAGAAATTAACGAAACAATGATGGAAGAAATAAGGAAAATGCACCAGGAAACAAACCTGGCAATTGAAAGATCTAGAGACGAATTAAAAGCAGAATTTAGGAGAGAATTGAGAAATGAAATAGGAGAAATCACCTCAAGGCTAGATAAAATTGATGGGGACCTGAAGAAAATCAATGGGAAGGTGGAAAAATTGGAAACTGatatgaagaaaatggaaataaaggTAGAAACAATATATAAAGATCAACAAGAGGAACAAGAATCAATACTGAGACTACAAttgaaacaaagagaaaattgcCTAAAACTGAGAGGCTTGCctgaaaatgtaaatgaaaacttATATACTCTACTCACACCAATTTTGGCAAAATTTATTGGGGAATCGGAGACTCTCTTCCCGTGGGAAATAGACCGAGTCTACAGATTAAATTCCCGAATTGCGAAAATTAAAAAACTCCCGAGAGATGTTGTGATCTACTTCgtaagaaagcaaacaaaagaaataattcTAAGACAGAGTTTTACCACAAAGTTGATGATAGAAAACAAAGAGATCACAGTCTTAAGGGACATCCCTGGGAAAAttttgaaaagaaggaaagaatacaACTTCTTAATTGAGCAACTGAAAGCCCGGAAAATTCTCTATAAATGGGACGATCTAGAAGGAGTCATAGTGACCTGGAAACAGAGGAAAGTGAGATTAAATTCGACTGAGAAGGCAAGACTGTTTTTGATTGGTCTGAAAAAGGAAATAGAGGATGAGGGAGTGAGAAATGAAGGAGAAGATAAACCAGGAGGAGATGGTGAGGATGGTAACGACGACGAAGAGGAGGAGATAACGGAGGAGACAGTGAGGAACTAa